From Streptomonospora salina, the proteins below share one genomic window:
- a CDS encoding LLM class flavin-dependent oxidoreductase, with amino-acid sequence MALFGIGLDSGFNGVEESPGDSDQLVSDARMADRAGLDVVTVTDHPYHGGQLDAYATLGFVLGATTSVAGVVTMTNLPCRPAPTLARTVSGLSALSGGRIKLGIGAGVFWDDIVRLGVEPRTPAEAVRMLAEGITLLKALTGGGDPVTFDGEFYQVDKLAPAQVPTPPIWSGSMGPASLAVTGRLADAWMPAGAQNWRSDPVAESRAVIDKAAVAAGRDPSDIATVHNVFGTITDTPVDATRSVDSNGIPWLSGTVEQWTEELVSAIDDYRADGFVFFSGADAADEKEAAHSRWAHEIVPAVRAATSAG; translated from the coding sequence ATGGCTCTTTTCGGTATAGGGCTTGATTCAGGGTTCAACGGAGTGGAAGAGAGTCCGGGCGACTCCGATCAGTTGGTCTCGGACGCGCGAATGGCAGATCGCGCCGGACTGGACGTGGTCACGGTGACCGATCACCCGTACCACGGCGGGCAGTTGGACGCCTACGCCACGCTCGGATTCGTGCTCGGGGCGACGACCAGCGTGGCCGGAGTGGTGACCATGACCAACCTTCCGTGTCGGCCGGCGCCGACGCTGGCCAGGACCGTCAGCGGACTGTCCGCCCTGTCCGGCGGCCGGATCAAGCTGGGAATCGGCGCGGGCGTTTTTTGGGACGACATCGTCAGGCTCGGGGTCGAGCCCCGCACACCGGCCGAGGCGGTGCGCATGCTCGCCGAGGGCATCACGTTGCTCAAGGCACTCACCGGCGGCGGGGACCCGGTGACTTTCGACGGCGAGTTCTACCAGGTCGATAAGTTGGCGCCCGCTCAGGTGCCCACGCCGCCGATCTGGAGCGGGTCCATGGGGCCCGCATCGCTTGCGGTCACCGGAAGGCTCGCCGACGCCTGGATGCCGGCCGGCGCCCAGAATTGGCGTAGCGACCCGGTTGCGGAAAGTCGGGCGGTGATCGACAAGGCCGCGGTCGCGGCGGGCAGGGACCCGTCCGATATCGCCACCGTCCACAACGTGTTCGGGACCATCACCGACACCCCGGTCGATGCCACTCGCAGTGTCGACAGCAACGGGATCCCGTGGCTGAGCGGCACGGTCGAGCAATGGACCGAGGAACTGGTGTCCGCGATCGACGATTACCGCGCGGACGGTTTCGTGTTCTTTTCGGGCGCCGACGCCGCCGACGAGAAGGAGGCGGCCCATTCCCGGTGGGCTCACGAGATCGTGCCCGCCGTGCGTGCGGCGACAAGCGCCGGGTGA
- a CDS encoding TetR/AcrR family transcriptional regulator, with translation MAKLTEQHLRDRRQAILEAAAALFAQQGFSDTSMADIVEASGVATGTVYRYFDNKDAVVMATCESALGVLFDDPSDSEPVPLDQAMNALVAAATTLRRSQISSQVWAKGTSSARLQSMIAERHVRVCRWLARSIDRTSGDPGSAAQQRAELIVCAVSGLQMRVASGVEVDIDAFRAGLFQIARS, from the coding sequence ATGGCGAAGTTGACCGAACAGCACCTCCGCGACCGCCGGCAGGCAATCCTCGAGGCCGCCGCGGCACTGTTCGCTCAACAGGGGTTCTCGGATACGTCGATGGCCGACATCGTAGAGGCGTCCGGCGTCGCGACCGGGACGGTCTACCGCTACTTCGACAACAAGGACGCGGTCGTGATGGCGACGTGCGAGAGCGCGCTCGGCGTCCTTTTCGATGATCCGAGCGATAGTGAGCCCGTGCCGCTTGACCAGGCCATGAACGCGCTGGTGGCAGCTGCCACTACCCTGCGCCGCAGCCAGATCAGCAGCCAGGTGTGGGCCAAGGGGACGAGTTCGGCCCGGTTGCAGTCGATGATCGCCGAGCGACACGTCCGGGTGTGCCGGTGGTTGGCCCGATCGATCGACCGGACCTCCGGCGATCCCGGTTCGGCGGCCCAGCAGCGGGCCGAACTCATCGTCTGCGCGGTGAGCGGCCTTCAGATGCGGGTGGCGTCCGGTGTGGAGGTTGACATCGACGCTTTCCGCGCAGGGCTGTTCCAGATCGCGAGGTCCTGA